In Cydia strobilella chromosome 6, ilCydStro3.1, whole genome shotgun sequence, one DNA window encodes the following:
- the LOC134741982 gene encoding small integral membrane protein 14 — translation MGDEMDPCECIWNHELAMRRLISLLRQGQSYCTDTECLDEMSGLPAPESAGNSFLVMFAMMALAVAMYMLRPRRRQLPEANKPPRNSQDHDGAPPTPPRI, via the exons ATGGGTGACGAAATGGATCCTTGCGAATGCATCTGGAACCACGAGTTGGCAATGCGGCGACTGATCTCTCTG CTTCGACAAGGGCAATCCTACTGCACTGACACAGAATGCCTCGACGAGATGAGCGGCTTGCCGGCGCCTGAGTCGGCCGGCAACAGCTTCCTGGTGATGTTCGCGATGATGGCGCTCGCCGTCGCCATGTACATGCTGCGCCCGAGGCGCCGCCAGTTGCCCGAAGCCAACAAGCCTCCGCGCAATTCACAG GATCACGACGGAGCTCCGCCGACGCCGCCAAGAATTTAA